Proteins co-encoded in one Pyxidicoccus xibeiensis genomic window:
- a CDS encoding peptidase, protein MKSFALLASWLWAGAAVAGQFPEAFRPGPEAGGPRLAQMSGESAPGSSGSLRKGKVHMETWASDIQFFNLAAKIGGGPFYMTVLAGIEPGRDARFSFGAGLGGHVTLSRRLWLDVDVTGGAVQPVQKPLEGDGGNVLGQGRLMLGFQVLPRLAVFAGPTYNLWYVWGQPDFGSITRMSVSESQPESDRRLQHWPGLQLGLHI, encoded by the coding sequence ATGAAATCCTTTGCGCTCCTCGCATCGTGGCTGTGGGCGGGGGCGGCGGTCGCCGGGCAGTTTCCGGAGGCCTTCCGCCCAGGGCCGGAAGCGGGGGGGCCCCGCCTCGCGCAGATGTCGGGCGAGTCGGCCCCGGGCTCCTCGGGCAGCCTGCGCAAGGGCAAGGTGCACATGGAGACCTGGGCGAGCGACATCCAGTTCTTCAACCTGGCGGCGAAGATTGGCGGCGGGCCCTTCTACATGACGGTGCTGGCGGGCATCGAGCCGGGCCGGGACGCGCGCTTCAGCTTCGGCGCGGGGCTGGGCGGGCACGTGACGCTGAGCCGGCGCCTGTGGCTGGACGTGGACGTCACCGGGGGCGCGGTGCAGCCGGTGCAGAAGCCGCTGGAGGGTGACGGCGGCAACGTGCTGGGACAGGGGCGGCTGATGCTCGGCTTCCAGGTGCTGCCGCGCCTGGCCGTGTTCGCCGGGCCCACCTACAACCTCTGGTACGTCTGGGGGCAGCCGGACTTCGGCTCCATCACCCGGATGTCGGTGAGTGAGAGCCAGCCGGAGTCGGACAGGCGCCTGCAGCACTGGCCGGGGCTCCAGCTGGGACTGCACATCTGA
- a CDS encoding DUF6748 domain-containing protein — translation MNVRPLLLAALALGFAAGCSNNKPAPSSAPPPSEPGTAAAPGTQAPPPTAAAPQNEPGTAAPTPNPEAEVKTGESAVYIVKNSGIRCIAPPCPSYTAARVDKPGSDALMIHEVDLTALAGGSDERLQSLMQQTEMGEGLKVEATLDIQKNAGPAGDATVLRATRLVGK, via the coding sequence ATGAACGTCCGTCCGCTGCTCCTCGCCGCCCTCGCCCTCGGCTTCGCCGCCGGGTGCAGCAACAACAAGCCGGCCCCCTCCTCCGCGCCCCCCCCGAGCGAGCCCGGCACCGCCGCCGCGCCCGGGACGCAGGCCCCGCCACCCACCGCCGCCGCCCCCCAGAACGAGCCCGGCACCGCCGCCCCCACCCCCAACCCCGAGGCCGAAGTGAAGACAGGTGAGAGCGCCGTCTACATCGTCAAGAACAGCGGCATCCGCTGCATCGCCCCGCCCTGCCCGTCCTACACGGCCGCCCGCGTGGACAAGCCGGGCTCGGACGCCCTGATGATCCACGAGGTGGACCTGACGGCGCTGGCCGGCGGCTCCGACGAGCGCCTGCAGTCCCTGATGCAGCAGACGGAGATGGGCGAGGGCCTCAAGGTCGAGGCCACCCTGGACATCCAGAAGAACGCCGGGCCCGCCGGCGACGCCACCGTGCTGCGCGCCACCCGGCTCGTCGGCAAGTAG
- a CDS encoding NADase-type glycan-binding domain-containing protein, with protein sequence MKSASDDCARRCESFRLGMLAAVAVLALPGIAAAQAYEGKACTAKGSLSLKGLQTGASLSGGFSHGLTGDFSDWASTTLLPKGKPPACKDCPPEAEDDLRVREMSLHEWTCGYSAEKAMDGKPDTAWCEGAKGTGVGEVLVVRVEQPGQPVSIWAGFGKSAQLHAANARPRKVRLAVLQARSASASQSSIGYGGLTVAATGEAELKDVNGYQELKLPAYKPDPEAAGTFVAIEVLSVHPGKKFTDLCISEVRASDKP encoded by the coding sequence ATGAAGAGTGCTTCCGATGACTGCGCCCGGCGATGCGAGTCCTTCCGGTTGGGGATGCTCGCCGCCGTGGCGGTCCTCGCGCTGCCCGGTATCGCAGCCGCCCAGGCGTATGAGGGCAAGGCGTGTACGGCGAAGGGGAGCCTTTCCCTGAAGGGGCTCCAGACCGGCGCGAGTCTCAGCGGCGGCTTCTCGCATGGCCTCACGGGAGATTTCTCCGATTGGGCGTCGACGACGCTGCTGCCAAAGGGCAAGCCTCCCGCCTGCAAGGACTGTCCGCCCGAGGCCGAGGACGACCTGCGCGTGCGGGAGATGTCCCTCCACGAGTGGACCTGCGGCTACTCGGCCGAGAAGGCGATGGACGGCAAGCCGGACACGGCCTGGTGCGAGGGTGCGAAGGGAACGGGCGTGGGCGAGGTGCTGGTGGTCCGGGTGGAGCAGCCGGGCCAGCCCGTGAGCATCTGGGCGGGCTTCGGCAAGTCGGCGCAGCTCCATGCGGCGAATGCCCGGCCGCGCAAGGTCCGGCTCGCGGTGCTGCAGGCTCGGAGCGCTTCGGCGAGCCAGTCGAGCATCGGCTACGGCGGGCTCACGGTGGCGGCCACCGGTGAGGCGGAGCTGAAGGACGTCAACGGCTACCAGGAGCTGAAGCTCCCCGCGTACAAGCCCGACCCCGAGGCCGCTGGCACGTTCGTCGCCATCGAGGTGCTGTCCGTCCATCCGGGCAAGAAGTTCACGGACCTGTGCATCAGCGAGGTCCGCGCTTCGGACAAGCCCTGA
- a CDS encoding sensor histidine kinase, with the protein MPMVPDSTRPAVRPAPRILVVDDHEPSRYLLSVTLTRAGFAAVEAATGEEALRRARELPDAVLLDVKLPDMLGFEVCRRLKTDPATASIPIIQLSSSFTSTMDRVEGLQGGADSYLVAPVDPAELLATLNTLLRVYEVAREGARLLEVERATRAELERANAQLREQAIILRNVRDSVVVTDLHGRITHWNHGAEVLFGYTAGEMLGESPMRLYPEQDFGAAAGDLARIREGEDYRGEWKGRRKDGAEVWVDIHTTVLNNEDGQALGFIGVAKDITERKRLGSELLRRVDFERQLIGIVSHDLRNPLSVMLLAASTLLRRDGLEERTVKRHLERIVASGERASRMIRDLLDFTQARLGGGIALARDMADLHDVARNVVEDLRVAHADRDLRLELTGEGQGEWDADRMAQVMTNLVSNALSYSPPDTPVIVRARGTEAEWALSVHNAGDPIPEGVRAALFQPMHRGAGETHTASRSVGLGLYIVRHLVDAHGGTVELASAPGQGTTFTVRLPRRS; encoded by the coding sequence ATGCCGATGGTTCCCGACAGCACGCGCCCGGCAGTCCGCCCCGCCCCTCGCATCCTGGTCGTCGACGACCACGAGCCGAGCCGCTACCTCCTCAGCGTCACGCTGACCCGGGCGGGCTTCGCCGCGGTGGAGGCGGCCACCGGCGAGGAGGCGCTGCGGCGCGCCCGGGAGCTGCCGGACGCGGTGCTGCTCGACGTGAAGCTGCCGGACATGCTGGGCTTCGAGGTGTGCCGGCGGCTGAAGACGGACCCGGCGACGGCCTCCATCCCCATCATCCAGCTCTCCTCGTCCTTCACCTCGACGATGGACCGGGTGGAGGGCCTCCAGGGGGGCGCGGACAGCTACCTCGTCGCCCCGGTGGACCCCGCCGAGCTGCTGGCCACCCTCAACACGCTCCTGCGGGTGTACGAGGTCGCCCGCGAGGGCGCCCGCCTCCTCGAAGTCGAACGGGCGACGCGCGCCGAGCTGGAGCGCGCCAACGCCCAGTTGCGCGAGCAGGCCATCATCCTGCGCAACGTCCGAGACAGCGTGGTGGTGACGGACCTGCACGGGCGCATCACCCACTGGAACCACGGCGCCGAGGTCCTCTTCGGCTACACGGCCGGGGAGATGCTGGGCGAGTCCCCCATGCGCCTGTACCCGGAGCAGGACTTCGGCGCCGCCGCGGGAGACCTCGCGCGCATCCGCGAAGGGGAGGACTACCGGGGCGAGTGGAAGGGGCGGCGCAAGGATGGCGCCGAGGTCTGGGTGGACATCCACACCACCGTGCTGAACAACGAGGACGGCCAGGCGCTGGGCTTCATCGGCGTGGCCAAGGACATCACCGAGCGCAAGCGGCTGGGCTCGGAGCTGCTGCGGCGCGTGGACTTCGAGCGGCAGCTCATCGGCATCGTCTCGCATGACCTGCGCAACCCGCTCTCCGTCATGCTCCTGGCCGCGTCCACGCTGCTGCGCCGCGACGGCCTGGAGGAGCGCACCGTGAAGCGGCACCTGGAGCGCATCGTCGCCAGCGGTGAGCGGGCGAGCCGAATGATTCGGGACCTGCTCGACTTCACGCAGGCGCGGCTGGGCGGAGGCATCGCCCTGGCGCGCGACATGGCGGACCTGCACGACGTGGCGCGCAACGTGGTGGAGGACCTGCGCGTGGCGCACGCGGACCGCGACCTGCGGCTGGAGCTGACGGGCGAGGGCCAGGGCGAATGGGACGCGGACCGCATGGCGCAGGTGATGACGAACCTCGTCTCCAACGCGCTCAGCTACAGCCCGCCGGACACGCCCGTCATCGTGCGCGCCCGGGGCACCGAGGCGGAGTGGGCCCTGTCCGTCCACAACGCGGGCGACCCCATCCCCGAAGGCGTCCGCGCGGCGCTGTTCCAGCCCATGCACCGGGGCGCGGGGGAGACCCACACCGCGAGCCGCTCCGTCGGGCTGGGCCTCTACATCGTCCGCCACCTCGTGGACGCGCACGGCGGCACCGTGGAGCTCGCCTCCGCCCCCGGGCAGGGAACCACCTTCACCGTCCGCCTGCCCCGGCGGTCCTGA
- a CDS encoding cobalamin B12-binding domain-containing protein, with product MLPDTEPSLTSLRERYVAAQLAGNRKEALRLLVDEGLLRGVPLQVLHLEVIQEAQYEIGRLWQENIISVAQEHLATAISQLALAHLYRHLPRDPDNGKVVMMACVKDELHEMGPRMASDFLEMAGFDVRFLGANVPPEHLARMLREVRPDLLALSVTMTYHLPQLREAVAHAREALPGIPIAVGGLAFRWAPILEEQLGVSFFGRDARELVASACRTLGV from the coding sequence GTGCTCCCCGACACCGAACCTTCCCTGACCTCCCTGCGCGAGCGGTATGTCGCAGCGCAGCTCGCCGGCAACCGGAAGGAGGCCCTGCGTCTCTTGGTGGATGAGGGCCTGCTGCGCGGCGTGCCGCTCCAGGTGCTGCACCTGGAGGTCATCCAGGAGGCGCAGTATGAAATCGGCCGGCTGTGGCAGGAGAACATCATCTCCGTGGCGCAGGAGCACCTGGCCACCGCCATCTCCCAGCTCGCCCTCGCACACCTGTACCGCCACCTGCCAAGAGATCCGGACAACGGCAAGGTCGTGATGATGGCGTGCGTGAAGGACGAGCTGCATGAGATGGGGCCGCGCATGGCCAGCGACTTCCTGGAGATGGCGGGCTTCGACGTGCGCTTCCTCGGCGCCAACGTCCCGCCCGAGCACCTTGCGCGCATGCTGCGCGAGGTGCGGCCGGACCTGCTCGCGCTGTCGGTGACGATGACGTACCACCTTCCCCAGCTGCGCGAGGCCGTGGCCCATGCGCGCGAGGCGCTGCCAGGCATCCCCATCGCCGTGGGAGGACTGGCCTTCCGCTGGGCGCCCATCCTCGAGGAGCAGCTGGGCGTGAGCTTCTTCGGCAGGGACGCGCGCGAGCTCGTGGCCTCCGCCTGCCGGACCCTGGGAGTCTGA
- a CDS encoding RNA polymerase sigma factor codes for MSIDVEAYYRRYGPQVLRRCRFLLRDEERAVDAMHDVFVQLLRYQGALKDTAPSSLLHRIATTVCLNRLRGAKRRPEDREDELVLQIASAEDNESRVAARGLLDRLFGRVPASSRDIAVLHLVDGMTLEETAREVGLSVSGVRKRLRALTAMLQELELEAA; via the coding sequence GTGTCAATCGATGTGGAGGCCTATTACCGCCGCTACGGCCCCCAGGTGCTCCGGCGCTGCCGCTTCCTCCTGCGAGACGAGGAGAGGGCCGTGGATGCCATGCACGACGTGTTCGTCCAGCTGCTGCGCTACCAGGGCGCGCTGAAGGACACGGCGCCCTCCAGCCTGCTGCACCGCATCGCCACCACCGTGTGCCTCAACCGGCTGCGCGGGGCGAAGCGACGGCCGGAGGACCGGGAGGACGAGCTGGTGCTGCAGATTGCCTCCGCGGAGGACAACGAGTCGCGCGTGGCCGCGCGGGGGCTGCTGGACAGGCTGTTCGGCCGCGTGCCCGCGTCCAGCCGCGACATCGCCGTGCTGCACCTGGTGGACGGGATGACGCTGGAGGAGACGGCCCGCGAGGTGGGCCTGTCCGTGTCCGGCGTGCGCAAGCGCCTCAGGGCCCTGACCGCCATGCTGCAGGAGCTGGAGCTGGAGGCCGCATGA
- a CDS encoding ActD-like protein, with protein sequence MTTPHRTPDWLLERIALGELPPEELAAARARLAEEPDGPSRLAALEADTHATLERLPPTRVVREVQARAARKDAPRPLPRLAPAWGLVPLLAAVGLFVLVLPSESGRTGGDGTIPGDGAEVTRIKGLAPQLVVHRQAAGAGPERLTDGAPAAAGDVVQLAYIAAGRTHGVILSVDGHGAVTLHAPEAGHGTQAAALAPSGTHSLPRAYELDDAPRFERFFFVAAEGPFDVEPILAAARALAEGPDARSAPLSLPEGLTQVSFTLEKQR encoded by the coding sequence ATGACGACCCCCCACCGCACCCCGGACTGGTTGCTGGAGCGAATCGCCCTGGGCGAGCTGCCCCCCGAGGAGCTGGCCGCCGCCCGCGCCCGGCTCGCCGAGGAGCCCGACGGGCCGTCGCGCCTGGCCGCGCTGGAGGCCGACACGCACGCCACGCTGGAGCGCCTGCCCCCCACGCGGGTGGTGCGCGAGGTCCAGGCCCGCGCCGCCCGGAAGGACGCGCCCCGCCCTTTACCCCGCCTGGCACCGGCATGGGGACTGGTGCCGCTGCTCGCCGCCGTGGGCCTCTTCGTCCTGGTGCTGCCGTCCGAGTCCGGGAGGACTGGCGGGGACGGGACGATTCCCGGCGACGGCGCGGAGGTGACGCGCATCAAGGGGCTGGCGCCCCAGCTCGTCGTCCACCGCCAGGCCGCCGGGGCGGGCCCCGAGCGCCTCACCGACGGGGCACCCGCCGCCGCGGGTGACGTCGTGCAGCTGGCCTACATCGCCGCGGGCCGCACCCACGGTGTCATCCTCTCCGTGGACGGCCACGGCGCCGTCACCCTGCACGCCCCGGAAGCCGGGCACGGGACGCAGGCCGCGGCGCTGGCGCCCTCGGGGACGCACTCGCTGCCCCGCGCGTATGAGCTGGATGACGCACCGCGCTTCGAGCGCTTCTTCTTCGTCGCGGCGGAAGGCCCCTTCGACGTGGAGCCCATCCTGGCCGCCGCGCGGGCGCTGGCGGAGGGCCCGGACGCCCGCTCGGCCCCCCTGTCTTTGCCCGAGGGCTTGACGCAGGTGTCCTTCACGCTGGAAAAGCAGAGGTGA
- the dnaN gene encoding DNA polymerase III subunit beta, producing MEFRIAADELKKALYRAQGIVERKTTMPILANVLVNANKGGITVTAFDLDIGIVSEHPAEVIKTGAVTLSAKYVFDIVQNLPDAQVTLKKLANNYVDISSGSAHFKIVGMAAEEYPKLPKEENAPLVQVGGNTLLEMIKKTQFAISSDETRYILNGVFFEPQSQGKVRMVATDGHRLSLIEREMAGDFMLKSGVIIPRKGLMELKRLLDEAPDAECHLGFAENSALFKKPGLTMVMRLIDGQFPEYQRVIPKESEKVVLVPKVRFLEGLKRIALLSADKSNAVRIGLEQNKLVITASNPDLGEAKDVLELAYQGDDITIGFNARYLMDVLAVTETDEVSFELGDEHSPGVLHGPGDRSFTAVVMPMRV from the coding sequence ATGGAATTCCGCATCGCCGCCGACGAGCTGAAGAAGGCCCTCTACCGCGCCCAGGGCATCGTGGAGCGCAAGACGACGATGCCCATCCTGGCGAACGTGCTCGTCAACGCGAACAAGGGGGGCATCACCGTCACCGCGTTCGACCTGGACATCGGCATCGTCTCCGAGCACCCCGCCGAGGTCATCAAGACGGGCGCCGTCACCCTCAGCGCCAAGTACGTCTTCGACATCGTCCAGAACCTGCCCGACGCGCAGGTGACGCTGAAGAAGCTGGCCAACAACTACGTGGACATCTCCAGCGGCTCGGCCCACTTCAAGATTGTCGGCATGGCCGCCGAGGAGTACCCCAAGCTGCCCAAGGAGGAGAACGCTCCGCTGGTGCAGGTGGGCGGCAACACCCTGCTGGAGATGATCAAGAAGACGCAGTTCGCCATCTCCAGCGACGAGACGCGCTACATCCTCAACGGCGTCTTCTTCGAGCCCCAGTCCCAGGGCAAGGTCCGCATGGTGGCCACCGACGGCCACCGCCTGTCGCTCATCGAGCGCGAGATGGCCGGCGACTTCATGCTCAAGAGCGGCGTCATCATCCCCCGCAAGGGCCTGATGGAGCTCAAGCGCCTGCTCGACGAGGCCCCGGACGCCGAGTGCCACCTGGGCTTCGCGGAGAACTCGGCGCTGTTCAAGAAGCCCGGCCTCACCATGGTGATGCGCCTCATCGACGGCCAGTTCCCCGAGTACCAGCGCGTCATCCCCAAGGAGAGCGAGAAGGTCGTCCTCGTGCCGAAGGTGCGCTTCCTGGAGGGCCTCAAGCGCATCGCCCTGCTGTCGGCGGACAAGAGCAACGCCGTGCGCATCGGCCTGGAGCAGAACAAGCTCGTCATCACCGCGAGCAACCCGGACCTGGGCGAGGCCAAGGACGTGCTGGAGCTGGCCTACCAGGGCGACGACATCACCATCGGCTTCAACGCGCGCTACCTGATGGACGTGCTCGCCGTCACCGAGACGGACGAGGTCTCCTTCGAGCTGGGCGACGAGCACAGCCCGGGCGTCCTGCACGGCCCCGGTGACCGCAGCTTCACCGCGGTCGTCATGCCGATGCGCGTCTGA